A region of Granulibacter bethesdensis DNA encodes the following proteins:
- the tldD gene encoding metalloprotease TldD has protein sequence MSLDTALAATDNLFFERADAALDQDSALKITQGALHGAEDGELFLEYRESEVVSLDDGRIRGANFDTATGFGLRAVAGEATGYAHAGEVSEAALRRAATTVASVAAGHGGTLAEPPRATNARLYSDANPLPSVDFATRTALLATIDAYAREKDSRVRQVTASIVGEWQAVQIIRADGLRVADLRPLVRLNIAVIVEQDGRRESGSFGTGGRYGYDRLLTEETWKNGIDEALRQALINLDSRPAPAGEMPVVLGSGWPGILLHEAIGHGLEGDFNRKKTSAFAGLMGQRVAAPGVTVVDDGTLPDRRGSLTVDDEGTPSSRTVLIEDGILTGYMQDRLNARLMGVRPTGNGRRQSYAYAPMPRMTNTVMLGGRHEKEEMIRSVKRGLYAANFGGGSVDITSGKFVFSASEAYLIEDGRITAPVKGATLIGNGPDSLTKVEMIGPDVALDPGIGTCGKSGQGVPVGVGQPTLKLTGLTIGGTAD, from the coding sequence ATGAGTCTCGATACCGCCCTCGCCGCCACCGATAACCTGTTCTTCGAGCGCGCGGATGCGGCCCTCGATCAGGACAGCGCCCTGAAAATCACGCAGGGTGCCCTGCATGGGGCCGAGGATGGTGAGCTGTTCCTGGAATATCGGGAAAGCGAGGTTGTCAGTCTGGATGATGGCCGTATTCGCGGTGCGAATTTCGACACCGCGACGGGTTTTGGCCTGCGCGCCGTCGCCGGTGAAGCCACCGGCTATGCCCATGCCGGGGAGGTCAGCGAAGCCGCCTTGCGCCGTGCCGCCACCACAGTCGCCTCCGTCGCGGCCGGCCATGGCGGTACCCTCGCCGAGCCACCGCGGGCGACCAACGCACGGCTGTACAGCGACGCCAACCCGCTGCCGAGCGTCGATTTCGCCACCCGCACCGCCCTGCTCGCCACCATCGACGCCTATGCGCGGGAAAAAGACTCCCGCGTGCGTCAGGTGACGGCCTCGATCGTCGGGGAATGGCAGGCCGTGCAGATCATCCGCGCTGACGGACTGCGCGTCGCTGATCTGCGTCCGCTGGTCAGGCTGAATATCGCCGTCATCGTCGAACAGGATGGCCGCCGGGAAAGCGGCAGCTTCGGCACAGGTGGCCGCTATGGCTATGATCGCCTGCTGACCGAGGAAACATGGAAAAACGGGATCGACGAAGCCCTGCGTCAGGCGCTGATCAACCTCGACAGCCGCCCGGCGCCAGCCGGGGAAATGCCCGTCGTGCTCGGCTCCGGCTGGCCCGGCATCCTGCTGCATGAAGCCATCGGCCATGGTCTGGAAGGAGATTTCAACCGCAAGAAAACCTCCGCCTTTGCCGGGCTGATGGGACAGCGGGTCGCAGCGCCGGGCGTCACTGTGGTCGATGACGGCACCCTGCCAGACCGGCGTGGCAGCCTGACCGTGGATGATGAAGGCACGCCTTCCTCCCGTACCGTGCTGATCGAGGATGGGATTCTCACCGGCTATATGCAGGATCGGCTCAATGCCCGGCTGATGGGCGTCCGCCCCACCGGCAATGGCCGCCGCCAGTCCTATGCCTATGCACCGATGCCGCGTATGACCAACACAGTCATGCTGGGCGGCAGGCATGAGAAGGAAGAAATGATCCGCTCGGTAAAACGCGGCCTGTACGCAGCGAATTTCGGCGGCGGCAGCGTAGACATCACCTCCGGCAAGTTCGTGTTTTCCGCCAGCGAGGCCTATCTGATTGAGGATGGCCGCATCACCGCCCCCGTCAAGGGGGCGACGCTGATCGGCAATGGGCCAGACAGTCTGACGAAAGTCGAGATGATCGGGCCGGATGTGGCGCTGGACCCTGGAATCGGCACCTGCGGCAAAAGCGGTCAGGGCGTTCCGGTCGGTGTCGGGCAGCCGACGCTGAAACTGACCGGCCTGACCATCGGCGGTACAGCTGACTGA
- a CDS encoding COX15/CtaA family protein encodes MSDHIRAASSPSRHGRQYAVTPQQRNRILVATWMFTLCFMILVMVMLGGATRLTGSGLSIMEWAPLMGTLPPTSQAEWERLYALYQKIPQYALVNHGFGLDGFKHIFWLEWTHRLWGRLIGLVLLVPLIFLAVTRRIERTLIPRLILIFVLGGLQGAVGWFMVASGFFPDSTAVSPYRLVVHLSFALLLYSALLWTALSVLNPEPRPLPGTVGLRRMSMVTLVLVCITIIAGGFVAGIHAGLDYNTFPLMDGRLVPEGYGEGPRAMFENIPTVQFDHRLLATLTGLTALLTGLIGFRRGGNARRAVLPLMVAVILQYALGVATLLSVVAIPVAVAHQGMAVLLLTAAIVTLHSLRGAGRTASINAPASSH; translated from the coding sequence TCTGGTTGCAACATGGATGTTCACGCTCTGCTTCATGATTTTGGTGATGGTCATGCTCGGAGGGGCGACCCGGCTGACCGGTTCCGGCCTGTCCATCATGGAATGGGCGCCGCTGATGGGCACGCTGCCACCGACCTCCCAGGCTGAATGGGAGCGGCTATACGCGCTGTATCAGAAGATCCCGCAATACGCGCTGGTCAATCATGGCTTCGGGCTGGACGGGTTCAAGCATATTTTCTGGCTGGAATGGACCCATCGGCTATGGGGACGCCTGATCGGGCTGGTTCTGTTGGTGCCGCTGATCTTTCTGGCAGTGACGCGCCGGATCGAGCGCACCCTGATCCCCCGCCTGATCCTGATTTTCGTACTGGGTGGCCTGCAGGGGGCAGTCGGCTGGTTCATGGTCGCCTCCGGTTTTTTTCCGGACAGCACAGCGGTTTCGCCCTACCGTCTGGTGGTCCATCTCTCCTTTGCACTGCTGCTTTACAGCGCCCTGCTCTGGACTGCGCTCTCGGTCCTCAATCCTGAGCCGCGCCCGCTCCCCGGCACGGTGGGACTGCGCCGGATGAGCATGGTTACGCTGGTGCTGGTCTGCATCACCATCATTGCCGGCGGCTTCGTCGCCGGTATCCATGCCGGGCTGGATTACAATACCTTCCCCCTGATGGATGGACGACTGGTCCCGGAAGGGTACGGCGAAGGCCCCCGTGCCATGTTCGAAAACATCCCCACCGTCCAGTTCGACCACCGCCTGCTGGCCACACTGACGGGCCTGACAGCGCTGCTGACCGGGCTGATCGGATTCCGCAGAGGCGGCAATGCCCGACGTGCCGTTTTGCCGCTGATGGTCGCGGTGATCTTGCAATATGCGCTTGGCGTCGCCACGCTTCTGAGTGTCGTCGCCATACCAGTGGCCGTGGCCCATCAGGGTATGGCTGTTCTGCTGCTGACTGCCGCGATCGTCACCCTGCATAGTCTGCGTGGTGCCGGCCGCACCGCTTCCATCAATGCCCCGGCCTCTTCTCACTAG